A window of Variovorax paradoxus genomic DNA:
GGCGGAAATGGGCGGGGCCGCGACGGGGGCGGCCGTGGCCGCCGGTGCCACGGGGAGGGGGGCTTCGGAAGGAACTGCTGGCAACTGCGCCGCCGCGGTACGGTGTTTCCACCAGCCCGGCAGCATGCCGAGCGCACCCACCACGAGCCCGCCGGCGAAGGCCGCGAGCACGACGAGCACCAGCGGTGCGCGCCAGTAGGTGCCGAAGAAGAAATAGACGGTCGCGTCGTGCTGGTTGTTCAGCGCGAAGGCGAAGAGCGTAAAAAAAATGGCTGCCTTGAGCAGCCACAGGAGGTATTTCATGCACGTTCCCGTTGGCGGGACGATTCTACGTTTGCAGCCATCGGGGCCGCCTGTCCGTCAGGCCTTGCGGGCCTTGGCTTCCTTGCCGGCGTCGAGCTCTGCCGTCTTGGCATCCACCGCTTCGCGCAGCGCCTTGCCGGGCTTGAAGTGCGGCACCCGTTTTTCGGGGATCTGCACGCTCTCGCCCGAACGCGGGTTGCGGCCGATGCGCGGCGGACGGCGGTTGACCGAGAAGCTGCCGAAGCCACGGATCTCGATGCGGTGTCCGCGCACCAGCGCGTCGCTCATCGCGTCGAGGATGGTCTTGACTGCGTATTCGGCGTCGCGGTGCGTCAGTTGCGCAAAGCGGGCTGCGAGTTCTTCGACGAGGTCTGAGCGGGTCATAGGCCAAACAAAAACGTGGACGAAAAAAAAGACAGAGCGGCCCCAGGGCCTGCTCTGTCTCCGGACTCAGCTTACTTGTTGTCGCTGTTGTCGAGCTTGGCGCGCAGCAGTGCGCCCAGGCTGGTCGTGCCCGCGTTTTCGCGTGCCGACTGCTGGCTCAGGCTGGCCATGGCGCCTTGTTCGTCGACCATGTCCTTCTGCTTGATCGACAGCTGGATGTTGCGGGTCTTGCGATCCACGTTCACGACGATGGCGGTGACTTCGTCGCCTTCCTTCAGCACGTTGCGGGCATCTTCGACGCGGTCGCGCGAGATTTCCGAAGCACGCAGGTAGCCGATGATGTCTTCGCCGAGGTCGATTTCAGCGCCGCGGGCGTCCACGGTCTTGACCTTGCCGGTCACGATCTGGCCCTTGTCGTTCACGGTGGTGAACGTGGTGAACGGGTCGCTGTCGAGCTGCTTGATGCCCAGCGAGATGCGCTCGCGGTCGACGTCGACTGCCAGCACGATCGCTTCGACTTCCTGGCCCTTCTTGTAGTTGCGAACGGCGGTTTCGCCGGCTTCGTTCCACGAGAGGTCCGACAGGTGCACCAGGCCGTCGATGCCGGCAGCCAGGCCCACGAACACGCCGAAGTCGGTGATCGACTTGATCGGGCCCTTGACGCGGTCGCCACGCTTCGTGTTCTGAGCGAACTCTTGCCACGGGTTGGCCTTGCACTGCTTCATGCCCAGGCTGATGCGGCGCTTGTCTTCGTCGATTTCCAGGACCATGACTTCGACTTCGTCGCCCAGCGAGACGATCTTGTTCGGAGCGATGTTCTTGTTGGTCCAGTCCATTTCGGAGACGTGCACCAGGCCTTCGATGCCGGGTTCGAGTTCGACGAACGCGCCGTAGTCGGCAATGTTCGTGACCTTGCCGAACAGGCGGGTCGATTGCGGGTAGCGGCGCGAAACGCCCATCCACGGGTCATCACCCATTTGCTTGAGACCCAGCGAGACACGGTTCTTTTCGGTGTCGAACTTGAGGATCTTGGCGGTGATTTCCTGGCCGGCCTGAACGACTTCGCTCGGGTGGCGGACACGGCGCCATGCCATGTCGGTGATGTGCAGCAGGCCGTCGATGCCGCCGAGGTCCACGAACGCACCGTATTCGGTGATGTTCTTGACCACGCCGCGCACGACTGCGCCTTCCTTCAGCGTTTCCATCAGCTTGGCGCGTTCTTCGCCCATGCTGGCTTCGACCACGGCACGGCGCGACAGCACGACGTTGTTGCGCTTGCGGTCGAGCTTGATGACCTTGAATTCGAGGGTCTTGTTCTCGTACGGGGTCAGGTCCTTGATCGGACGCGTGTCGATCAGCGAGCCCGGCAGGAATGCGCGGATGCCGTTGACCAGGACCGTGAGGCCGCCCTTGACCTTGCCGCTGGTGGTGCCGGTGACGAAGTCGCCCGATTCCAGCGCCTTCTCGAGCGCGAGCCACGAAGCCAGACGCTTGGCGGTGTCGCGCGAGAGGATGGTGTCGCCGTAGCCGTTTTCGACGCTGCCGATGGCAACGGAAACGAAGTCACCGGCCTGAACTTCGAGTTCGCCCTTGTCGTTCTTGAACTCTTCGATCGGCACATACGCTTCGGACTTCAGACCGGCGTTGACGACGACGTGGTTGTGTTCGACACGCACGACTTCGGCCGTGATGACCTCGCCGGTGCGCATTTCGGAACGCTTCAGGGACTCTTCGAATAGGTCGGCAAAAGATTCAGACATTTATGGTTCCTTCCGTCAGGCAGGGTTGGCAGGCGCTCTTGCGAAATTGCGTGCGGCTGCTGTGGGTCTGGAGACGGCGGTTTTGTGGGCTGGTGCCCGGTTGGTTAAACAACCAGCAGGCCGGTGCGCTGTCGCGCGAAGAGAGCCTGCTGGAGCGGTATGCGCCTTCGGATATTCCGTCTGGCGCCAGCTTTTCAAGCGGACTTGAAAGGCTGTACTTGCTGCCACCAGTCCAACACCTGATCGATCGATTGCTCGATGGACAGCTGGGAGTTGTCGAGATGGCGTGCGTCCTGCGCCGGCTTGAGAGGGGCGACGCTGCGGGATGAATCCCTGGCGTCGCGTGCTTCCAAGTCGGAGCGAAGACTGTCGAGTGTAGTCGAAATACCCTTTGAAATCAACTGCTTATGGCGCCGTTCGGCGCGCTCGGCGGCGCTGGCCGTGAGGAAGACCTTGAGCGTTGCGTCGGGGAAGATCACGGTGCCCATGTCGCGGCCGTCGGCCACCAGGCCGGGCAGCTGGCGGAAGCGCTGCTGCAGCGCCAGCAGCGCCTCGCGCACCGCGGGCAGCGTGGAGACGCGGGAGGCGTCCATGCCGGCGGCCTCGGTGCGGATCTCGTCGCTGACGTCTTCGCCGGCCAACAGCACCTTGCCCTCGGTGAATTGAAGAGGCAGGGCGGCGGCCAGGGCG
This region includes:
- a CDS encoding LapA family protein — encoded protein: MKYLLWLLKAAIFFTLFAFALNNQHDATVYFFFGTYWRAPLVLVVLAAFAGGLVVGALGMLPGWWKHRTAAAQLPAVPSEAPLPVAPAATAAPVAAPPISATDLPAVRQHGL
- a CDS encoding integration host factor subunit beta, with the protein product MTRSDLVEELAARFAQLTHRDAEYAVKTILDAMSDALVRGHRIEIRGFGSFSVNRRPPRIGRNPRSGESVQIPEKRVPHFKPGKALREAVDAKTAELDAGKEAKARKA
- the rpsA gene encoding 30S ribosomal protein S1; translated protein: MSESFADLFEESLKRSEMRTGEVITAEVVRVEHNHVVVNAGLKSEAYVPIEEFKNDKGELEVQAGDFVSVAIGSVENGYGDTILSRDTAKRLASWLALEKALESGDFVTGTTSGKVKGGLTVLVNGIRAFLPGSLIDTRPIKDLTPYENKTLEFKVIKLDRKRNNVVLSRRAVVEASMGEERAKLMETLKEGAVVRGVVKNITEYGAFVDLGGIDGLLHITDMAWRRVRHPSEVVQAGQEITAKILKFDTEKNRVSLGLKQMGDDPWMGVSRRYPQSTRLFGKVTNIADYGAFVELEPGIEGLVHVSEMDWTNKNIAPNKIVSLGDEVEVMVLEIDEDKRRISLGMKQCKANPWQEFAQNTKRGDRVKGPIKSITDFGVFVGLAAGIDGLVHLSDLSWNEAGETAVRNYKKGQEVEAIVLAVDVDRERISLGIKQLDSDPFTTFTTVNDKGQIVTGKVKTVDARGAEIDLGEDIIGYLRASEISRDRVEDARNVLKEGDEVTAIVVNVDRKTRNIQLSIKQKDMVDEQGAMASLSQQSARENAGTTSLGALLRAKLDNSDNK